Proteins found in one Solitalea lacus genomic segment:
- a CDS encoding ATP-dependent helicase, with protein MSYLDKLNPTQRSAVECTEGPLMIIAGAGSGKTRVITYRIAHLINKGVDPFNILALTFTNKAAREMRERISAIVGPDARNIWMGTFHSIFARILRVEADKLGYPSNFTIYDTDDSKSLLRTIIKEQQLDDKLYNVNFVLNRISSAKNNLISVAEYKKNEQIQADDFSSGRSKMAELYEIYAQRCYKAGAMDFDDLLFKTNILLKQYPDILNKYQHKFKYVMVDEYQDTNFSQYIIVKKLAAVNRNICVVGDDAQSIYAFRGANIENILNFEKDYPELNIFKLEQNYRSTQNIVQVANSIIKNNKNQLEKNVFSENETGEKIKVIRAFSDNEEGKIVAESIAQERSLKGLNFHDFAILYRTNAQSRSLEEALRKLNLPYKIYGGMSFYQRKEIKDLIAYFRLTINPNDEEALKRVINYPVRGIGKTSLDKIIVLADEKNLPLWEIVSNIHLYISGRGVENVMNFATMIRSFQALAKSNSAYDVAEHIAKQSGILRELHADKSIEGLSRYENIQELLNGIKEFSEREDIEDRSISQFLMDVALLTGDEKQEEEDKNTVSLMTIHSSKGLEFSHVYIVGLEENLFPSQMSLNSRQDLEEERRLFYVATTRAEKKLTLTYATSRFKFGTLQNSEPSRFLDEVDPKFLDLDFNPAKQQKEQNPYIDFGDERRGFTEFAAKPKISSKPKTTQLLAKAHTPTEGFAPSDTSDLQVGMEVEHERFGFGKVINLDGKKPDIKATIFFKELGQKQLLLKFAKLRIVE; from the coding sequence TTGAGTTATTTAGATAAATTAAATCCTACGCAAAGAAGTGCTGTTGAATGCACTGAAGGCCCATTGATGATTATTGCCGGAGCGGGCTCTGGAAAAACTCGTGTAATTACATATCGCATTGCCCACTTAATTAATAAAGGGGTTGATCCGTTTAATATTTTAGCCTTAACGTTTACTAATAAAGCTGCTCGTGAAATGCGTGAGCGTATTTCAGCCATTGTAGGCCCCGATGCACGCAATATCTGGATGGGTACTTTTCACTCCATTTTTGCCCGTATCTTACGTGTTGAAGCCGATAAACTAGGTTATCCGAGCAATTTCACCATTTACGATACGGACGATAGCAAAAGCTTATTACGAACCATCATTAAGGAACAACAGCTTGATGATAAGCTGTACAATGTAAACTTCGTTTTAAACAGAATCTCCTCTGCAAAGAACAATCTAATTTCGGTTGCTGAATACAAAAAGAATGAGCAAATACAAGCTGATGATTTCTCTTCGGGCAGAAGTAAAATGGCAGAGCTTTATGAGATTTATGCCCAGCGTTGTTATAAAGCCGGAGCAATGGATTTTGATGACTTGCTTTTCAAAACCAATATCCTATTAAAGCAATACCCTGATATACTGAACAAATACCAGCATAAATTCAAATATGTGATGGTTGATGAGTATCAGGATACTAACTTTTCACAATATATTATTGTAAAAAAACTGGCTGCAGTAAATCGTAATATTTGCGTTGTAGGAGATGATGCTCAAAGTATTTATGCCTTTCGCGGGGCCAATATTGAGAACATTCTCAACTTTGAAAAGGATTATCCCGAACTGAATATATTTAAGCTGGAACAGAATTATCGCTCTACCCAAAATATTGTTCAAGTTGCCAATAGCATCATCAAAAACAATAAAAATCAGCTCGAAAAGAATGTTTTCTCTGAAAATGAAACCGGAGAAAAAATTAAAGTAATCAGAGCTTTTAGCGACAATGAAGAAGGCAAAATTGTAGCTGAATCAATAGCTCAGGAACGAAGTCTTAAAGGACTTAACTTTCACGACTTTGCAATTCTGTATCGTACAAATGCTCAGTCGCGTTCTCTCGAGGAAGCTTTACGTAAGCTAAATCTTCCGTATAAGATTTACGGAGGTATGTCATTTTATCAGCGTAAAGAAATTAAGGATCTGATTGCCTACTTCAGGTTAACCATTAATCCTAATGACGAGGAAGCCTTAAAACGTGTGATCAATTATCCTGTACGTGGTATTGGCAAAACCAGTTTGGATAAAATTATCGTTTTGGCAGATGAGAAAAACCTGCCATTGTGGGAAATTGTATCAAATATTCATTTATACATAAGCGGTCGTGGGGTGGAAAACGTCATGAATTTTGCCACCATGATTCGCAGTTTTCAAGCACTTGCCAAAAGCAACAGTGCTTATGATGTTGCAGAACATATTGCAAAGCAATCAGGCATTTTGCGTGAATTGCATGCTGACAAGTCAATTGAAGGGCTTAGCCGTTATGAAAACATTCAGGAATTACTAAACGGTATTAAAGAGTTTAGTGAACGTGAAGATATAGAAGACCGTAGTATCAGCCAGTTTTTGATGGATGTTGCCCTTCTTACCGGTGATGAAAAGCAGGAAGAAGAAGATAAAAATACAGTGTCGTTGATGACCATACACTCTTCAAAGGGTTTGGAATTCTCTCATGTGTATATTGTTGGATTAGAGGAGAATTTATTCCCTTCTCAAATGTCCCTAAACTCACGTCAGGATTTGGAAGAAGAGCGTCGTTTGTTTTATGTGGCTACCACACGTGCTGAAAAAAAACTGACCTTAACTTATGCCACCAGTCGTTTCAAATTTGGCACACTGCAGAATTCTGAACCAAGCAGATTTTTGGATGAAGTTGATCCAAAATTCCTCGATCTGGATTTCAATCCGGCAAAGCAGCAAAAAGAACAAAATCCTTATATTGATTTCGGGGATGAACGAAGAGGATTTACAGAATTTGCGGCCAAACCGAAAATTTCTTCTAAACCTAAAACCACTCAGTTATTGGCTAAAGCTCATACGCCAACCGAAGGTTTTGCTCCAAGTGATACCTCTGATTTACAAGTAGGCATGGAAGTTGAACATGAACGTTTTGGTTTTGGTAAGGTGATAAATTTGGATGGAAAAAAACCGGATATAAAAGCAACTATATTCTTTAAGGAGCTTGGACAAAAGCAGCTTTTACTTAAATTTGCCAAACTAAGGATA
- a CDS encoding OmpA family protein → MMKNIPKRSFLLLCIPIVGILCFGLHSCNSTQKAKTASSSTYIKKYMDKQAFEIQRYVKDSKVERVGDSIKITFVNEVFFDLNKYELRPEAESSVNRLVAILKKYAKTYNIIQGHTDNSGDDAYNISLSYKRADEVRKYLIAHDIAPERLNAYGVGDTQPIASNETETGRAKNRRVVIWITSDYGLKEEAEARKR, encoded by the coding sequence ATGATGAAAAACATACCAAAGCGCAGCTTCTTGTTGTTATGTATTCCGATTGTGGGGATACTATGCTTTGGCCTCCATTCTTGTAATTCTACCCAAAAAGCCAAAACTGCAAGTTCCAGCACCTACATCAAGAAATACATGGACAAACAAGCGTTTGAAATTCAACGCTATGTAAAGGACAGTAAAGTTGAAAGAGTTGGTGATTCAATTAAAATAACTTTCGTGAATGAAGTATTTTTTGATCTTAACAAATATGAATTACGTCCAGAGGCTGAATCTTCCGTAAACCGATTGGTGGCTATTCTTAAAAAATACGCTAAAACATACAACATAATACAAGGTCATACAGATAATTCGGGAGATGATGCATACAACATTTCATTATCTTATAAAAGAGCAGACGAGGTTAGAAAATACCTTATTGCCCATGATATTGCTCCAGAAAGATTAAACGCTTATGGGGTTGGAGATACGCAACCTATTGCATCAAACGAGACTGAAACTGGCCGAGCTAAGAACAGAAGAGTGGTAATTTGGATTACCAGCGATTATGGTCTTAAAGAAGAAGCCGAGGCCCGTAAACGCTAA